Genomic segment of Notolabrus celidotus isolate fNotCel1 chromosome 1, fNotCel1.pri, whole genome shotgun sequence:
TTGATTAGCATTATATTAAATCTAGCTATAGGTAAGGCGTAATGTTTAGTGAGCCGGTGGGTATGCAAATTACAATCCTAATGATATGAACAGGAATCTGACGCCTGAGTCTTTCTCACAGAgttgaaatgtgccagactcctttaCTGTAATTTGATATAAGCTATGTATGTGATCAGATTATCCCTGATTTTGTTGTTGAGAGTTGAGggtcttgaccaatcagaatcaacccTGATAATAGGaatgctgagtaatgaggtaGAGTTTCATGACTTTTCATCAATGTTGATATCATATTGTGCTCCAAATTTCATATTTCTGCCTGAAAACAGCAAATGATCCTGATCTTTGTGTGATCCTGGTTTGACTGAAAGCCCTGGAATAGTTTCTAAAAGGATCTTGAGGTGAGAATGATTTATCACTAAGAGCTGCTTGTTTAGAAACTACAATCCAAAGCGTCAACACTCCAACATGAACCGATTAATTCATATTTCACATTCAAGTCAGATTTTTCTTGCCGAACGttatgatgttaaaaaaaaaagaagcttttcaTCACTCTTGAACATTTTATGCATTcaattgttttgtgtttcaggtaAAGAGGAAAAGCCTGTCATTTGTGACATCATACTTCAAGCTAAAGCTCTTAAATCAGAGTCGATGCTCCCACGTTCCAGAAAAATGTAGCTCATCCATCATCCTCTGTCCCTGACAGCCCAGAGCCAATTTTCAAGGTCTGCATACAGAGTGGACAAAATATTGCAGTTTCCATGGTAATAAGTCTCTGAAATACCTGCAATATTTTATCCACTTAGGTATGCAGGGGTACTCTTTATTACCACAGTTTCCTCAGGACAAATTTGCTCTCAGTGAAGAAACGCATTAAGTGATAGTGCTggctttttatttatgtagaaTTCTGAATATACAAAAAAGaagtttgatttaaatattttctttatggAAATGAGTCGTTACTGTGCTGTAGATGCACTGCAGTATCAGAGAGCTCCGTTAGATGTGTCgaaatatgtttttatatttgcaaATGCTTCAAcagacaatttaaaaaaagcatgaaATCAATTTCCTAAAGTACCGGCAAACTATGCACATGCATTCTTTCAGAGGCAAGGatgaagaaaggatgaatacaaGTGTAGATATGGCTTCTGTTATccattcctcctcttctcatccttCCTGCTTTCTCTCTCATTTAGACAGTTTAGTGATGACCCGGATTAAAGCGCCGTTCTCATCCTTCAGTCTCTGGTTCTCCATCTTGAGCTCGGCTTTGGCCTGAAGAAGAAGCAAGAGATAAGTAAAGTGGACACAGATGTAAAAATGCAGGTCGTACATAACCTGGAAAGTCTGTTGTTTATAACACTGGTCAGTATATACAGTACTATGTTGTACAGTACAGCTAATTGTCTTGATATTCCCTTATTTGTATCTTCCAAGTAAATCTAGTGTTTATCTTTATAAGCTGTAAATCCCACTAGAGTGGAGCTAACAGTCCAAACAAAACACTAATGACAAATATGTTCTTGAAGGCTTTCGCATAACTCAGGATGCCCACACAGTCTGTGGTGTTCTcacacaaaaaacattcacagtcattctTCAAACATTACTCACATGTCCATTATGCATGTGAGACTAATTAGTTGCTGTAATCATTTCTGCTGTCAACACTGGCTGTGAAAAAGATCACCACGAAGGAAATTCACAGTCCTATTTTAACAAACATGCATGCTAAAGTTCAGCTAGAGCAGAAAACAGAGGTATAATATGCAAAGATGGTTAAAACTGTCGCCTGTATTTTTACATATACAGTGTCGTGCTGAGCTGCAGTGGAGGGAGAGTAAAAAGGAGGAGTTTTGTTCCAAATTAGACTGCAGAAACATCATTTTAATTcaaactagggctgtcaacgttAATGTATTCCTCAAGTTCAAATTTTCAcgttacttttatttatcacttgCTATTTTGTCCCCTTTGACACACCGTAGTTAAGCTGCCGCAGCATCTTCTTGCTTCCTGCTGGcgctgtgatggaaaataacgaCACCACTGCACTTCTGGATGgcaaattttacttttaaaattccCAGACAGCTTGGATGataagtcaaaagtaatattcACTTTGTGTCAAATTTAATTAAGATATCACCAAAGTACTttaagtttgagctaccactCACAAgctaagcatgcaggtgcagctaatcagacagATGTCAGCAGGCAACCGCACTACAAAGGGGACAGTGCTGGTATGGAGTCTGTGAATCCTCTCAAACCAGTGGATGAGACTGAATTGAATAAGTTGAATCAAGACACAGGTAAGAATGGCTTTAAATtgtaaatatcttcaaaatgctTTAAATCCTTGAACCTTGAAAAAACCTTGAATTGAATAAATGCCAAATTATGGAATTTTAaaacatgtgattaaaaatggGGATTTAGccggatttagcctaatggttaatgGCGTGCCCATATAGCGGATGGCCTGAGTTTTATTtcagcctgtggcccctttcccgcatgtcattccccacccCCTCCccgtttcctacactatccactgtcctctcctctgtaaataaaggtgtaaaagcccccaaaatatataacttaaaaaaagtgatttttgcTCATACCACCAAGAGGAataattacaacaaatataCAGTAACTCTTGCAATCAACACCCAGACATGTGAGTGTCTTTATAAGAAAGACGTCAGGATGTCTCAGTCTATCCTTTTCATGCTTCTGTTTGGAGCTattcttcttatttttaatttggtgTGATATTGGATGATTCTTCGATAAATGGAGTGGTGCAAGGCGGGATTAGATGATTAATGTGGCCCCCAATTTTGTGGTCTACTTAAGCTGCAAGATTTCTGCTCTCTGCTTTTGCCACTGCCCCCCAAACATGaacaatgttctgctgctggaACAAACTATAAACCAAGCAACATGaattgtctgactgaaattgAGTTATTTCTGCAGTTCTCTGCAGTTCTTAGTTATATTCTTTCTCATAGGAAATGTGTTATGCATATGATCTGGATACATTCATACAATCATTAGCATAACATAGAACTTGTACACTGGCATTAATTcagtgacacacagacacaattgGACCAGACATTCTCATTGAGAAAGACAACAGTGCCCCTCTGTTGTTCTGAACGTCTATTTTCAGACTAGCCTCCAATGTTTGTTTAGAGCCctcattcacagaaaacaaaagctttttgtttgtgtcctCTTGGGCATAACACAGCAGACATTTATGAAGGTCAGCCTGTAGATGAACATTGATGGCTCACTCGCTGCTGTGTCAAAGTCCTCACACATTCCTCAGGCAGCAGAGCAGAACGGTGGCAAATGATGTCAGCTAAAACCTCCACAGAGGGAGCAGATAACACCACAGCTCAAAGTCCCACTGACACTTTACACTGCCTGGATCAGACTGTTTACTGTTGTCCTCAGGTCAGAAAAGCTTCCCTCCTGGCTTAGAGACCctgttgtattgtttgtattgatattttaaccctcctgttatgttcatttctcaggaacagcaataatgtccctgggtcaatttgacctgggcatatttaattatccaaaagtgtcagaacccagaAAAatccaaattattatttttttaatttcattatcaactccattactaaccatttaaatcagtatttgactgccgggtcaaattgaccctcgaacagtatgtatgtaatataaaaatgcaggggggttgcaaatatgttaaatgaacattttgatTACGcaaattaagccaagcagaagaagtttcatacagaaaaaatacttttaatatatatatatatatattttttttaaactttgaaatgggtcaatctgacccggaacataacaggagggttaagggtGATCAGATATTCAAAAAGAAAGGAACTAAAGATAGAACATCAGATTACCTTTAACTGCTCCTCCATATCTGATATCCTCTTTTTTAGACTCCAACTTTCCTGTAATGAGGAAAAGTtcataaaagcaacaaaaaaaaaatcaaaatctttTCATAAATccagatgaataaaatatgttagTAAGTATAAATGAGAAGTAATACCTTCTTTTCTGCCTCCAGCATGTTGGAGCTGCTGTCTCCTGGTCTTTCCCTCTGCAACAATGAGAGGTTATTACGAAAAAAGATTACAGCACAAAGCCTTGAAATGTGTAATTATGGGAGCTGCATTACATCTTCATTTATATTCATTACAGTGTGCACATGTGTCTGATGTAAAATATCCAATATAGCCTCAGAAACTCCAAAGCTGCTCTCTGTTGTTGTTCAAATGTGGCCTAGCAGCCAACAGTAATGAATTTCAGCTTTCTTTTACTACAATCTTTCACGCCACATTTCTCTTGTTAAAACCTGATATAGACATTAGAACATATGAGAGAGACTTCAGTGTCTGAATAACTTATGATGATTATATGACTGTCAGAAACTTTCAGGCACACTCCCAGTTATCTCTTTAGTgactctttccttctcttttttcaggAATCTGGATCAAGCTCATTAATACTTGAGTGCTGTCTTACCTGTGCCCTCTGCAGCTGGTCCTGGATCACATTTAGTTCCTGTTTACTCGTCTCCAGCCTGGACTTGAGCCTTTGATTGGTGGCCAGAGCTTTTTCATACATCTACAAGATATGCACTTGTTAGGGTTTCTAAAGgagtgtttgattttaaagcacCAAGAGCAACAAACCCAGGCACAGAGACTGTTTGTTCTGTAGGTTTAGCTCCTTGACCTTGGTGGTTGTTTATTTGGATTGTGAGGGGAATATCTCAACATTCAAAGCTAATAAAGATGGTGCAGAAATCTATGGGGCCCAGGTCATGAATGGAGATGAATGTACTGGTTCCTTTATATCCCAACTATTGCAACTAAGACTCAAAAGTGTACACTATCCCAGTTGGatatatcaacatttaaagatTCCATTGGCCCAAAAGTTCATACAGGTATCCAAGAATAGAAACCTTAAAAGCAGTTATTTTTGTTGGCTTTGCTTAGTGCTACTTTTGGGACAGAACCCATACAAAGTCCTAAGGGGCTggatatttgtgtttatttatgacACTCTCTTTGGATAATGGCAGTGGCATATGTGCCCCTTTGTACGATTAATGCATTAGGATGAAAGCACAAACATTGGCTGATAATAACAGGCTTCTCAGTTCCTTTGATACTGAGAACAGTAGAAATGTAAGAACAATGCTGGCTGTATCCCTTGCCTTTTTATAGTCACTGTTTgctgtctcttcttctgcttttttccTCGCAGACAGTCTGTTCTCTCTACGTTTGAAGTACGACTCTGCATGATTTGTTGATGTATTGTTGGAGCAGTCGGTGGATCCAGCCGAGTTTAATCTGACAAAATAAGACGGTATTAGCCACTCATCAATGGTGTTTAACTTGGTTATTGTCAGAGTTTATTGCTACAAAGTCAGACACGGGTTCCTCTTCTCTCAGGTGATAATTAAATGTCTCTTGTCTGTAGGAAAGATGTGAATTTAATCAGAGGAAGCTTACCTTGACAGTCTCTCATGCTGAAATAGAAAAGAAACGTTGTTAGATCTGAAAAttcaaaacacaacagcaacacaGACTTTATAAAAGGACATTCCCAATAGTGGTGATAATAGCAAAATTTCAAGAGCAGGGGCACACCTCAACTGCGCCTATTTTGTTTTTCCATAAATTTAAACCTGACAatttcctcctttctcgctCTAGTTTCtgcatccatccctccctccctcccttccctttcttcttctgctcatctcctcctttctccttaTCCATAGGGCCCTGAGGGGTTCGTCGTGCCCAGGTGCAAAGCTTCCCCAAAGTGACTACGTGTTCAAAATCGCTAAATATAATAATCCGTAATCAATAAGCTATCTGTCAGAActcattctgttgttggtgtggtcctCGCTAGTGAACTGATATCTGAAAAATCAGCTTTACACACTGCGCATAATCCTTTCATAGCATGAACAAAACACCATGATGACCCTTACTCTATTTCAGAAGACAATCTGCAAGAAGAATGAGGGCCTGTCTCCGCTAAAAGCTATTTTTGTGCTAGCAGTGCCTATTTTCTGTACAAATGAATACTATTCAGCATCCTCTGcatcagctgttttttattGCTGTACTAACAGTCGACAATATTTCAACTAttggaacaaagcttttcttgtaaATGTCACTTTTCCATCATTGagcaatcaaaatcaagaaaggGTGGGCAGCAGTCTGTACAGAGGAGAAACTagccacacttgttttttttgagGTCACTAGTTTCAGGTCTAGATCTACTGGTGATACTATGACACAGTTTCTATtagttctctttctgttttcaatATCTTGAAACTGTTGCAAGACAATTTTCATAACCAAGGAACAGTAAGCGCCAGTGAGAAGTGCTGCTAGCACAAAGAATGGCGTTAGCGGACATAGGCCCTAATGACATCGCATAACATTGTCAATCATTATTTGATTGTCAAGCTGCTCACTCCTGATGTGAGATTAATGGAGTCTGAaaccacattcatacattttttttgtactcaTTGACTATTTTCTCTTCATTACAGCTTCACCATGCAGTTGATATTCACAAAGcacatgtttttaataaatgtgCGTCATCAGAAAGAACATCCATCATCAGTATCTCCACTTGAAAGCAAAGCTCAGAGATTCTTTGAAGTGACGTTACCACAAATTCTTCATGGaagattttgttttcagttttctaaGAGAAGGTTTATGGTAGTTTCAAATACCGAGCCaagtcagagagggagagaggaaatgatccCTTAAATAAACTGACAAGCACAGATAGCTAAACACATCCAAAAAAGGTAATAGCTGTCAGTGGCCCTCACTATTTGTTCATTATGGCCTGCTCACATCTGAAGAGTTTAAAAGTTTCCTTGATGAGAGACTttagagagacacagaaaagaaggagaacAAGAGACCAATTAAAATGTACCCTTCCTTCAAAGGAGGAGAACTGTGGCATAACAAGTCAGTTAGCTTTGTGAGAAGTTTTGTTGATTCTGTCAATCCCTTTGGACAAAATCAGTAGTGTTTTCTGGATGAAGACTgaatttcccatgagcaccgtcaCCCAAACACTATTCCTCCACAATATAACATctaatttattgattttgatgatgatgaaagaGAGCACTGTTCAGCATATGGTGTGAAATCTTCCATACCGTAggtgtttatttgatttttaccaCGTCAGTGACCCTTGGCACACTGCGAGGACAATGTGTTTTCATCCTGGGTTGTAAATGTTAAACACTCTGTTACAACCCTTTGGCGCTAAACTCAGAGGATCGAGGTAGCACCTGTTGCATGTTAAACAGCCACATGAGGTAGAGTCTGTTTTGTGTCACACAAGCACTAATGGTAGCCTTAgattttcttcctccctcctttctggCATGTATTTAACATACCATGGTCGGTTTGGTTAAGTTAGGCTAAGGTAAGGAAAAGCATCATGAGCTGGGTTTAAAGAATAACTCAACAAGGCCAAACCCTGGCCTCCTGGATGGCATTCTTTTGTATCTTGGCCTATTCATGGCCTCTGACCACCACCCAAAACAGACCTTAGTTTGCTCTCTActacacagcagcagcaccagcagcagcagctgctctcAGTATCTAACATTGCCCTATATGGTTTTATGTTGGAGCTAGTTGAAAGCCTGTCTCATGCAGAGGCTGAAGGGTACCCAGTTGTTTTGTAAGACATGTAAAACACACGTCATTATTCAAAGCTCACAGTGAGATGTAGGACAAACATCCTCCTTCAGATGAATTGTGACACCTTTGATGATGTTTGACCTTTCATCTTGCATCATCTTCAGGTCAAAGATATTGTTCCTAACACTTtggttaaaacagaaaaaatttgagacaaaagtcacaaagtgcttaacatcaaCAAAATACGATGTTCACAAATGAAAGCATAAACAAATGGGTGTTGCACAAagccacataaaaaaaaacaagcaagacCAACAATGTTGACGCACTAATTTAGCTACCAGGCACCGTGTATAGAGACTATATAGTTCTTAAAGCTAGCAGATTAAAATCCAACCTTCAGTTTATTAGTCGCATGTAATTCCCCACTTACTTATACCTGTTTCCACTGTTCTATGTATCTACAAAGGCATGAAAAATGCCAAAGAAGTTCTAACAAAAGCAAGATAGTCAGTGCCATAACTAGGTACAATAAACAACAGGATAAGAAGAACCCCCCAGAATATTATCAGTGAGCAGACTGGGTGAACATAATCACCATTCTGCCTGTTGAAACTGATCTGTTGTTAATGGATTTTTGAAATACTTAGATGCTTAGCAGCTCATCTCGTTTTTGTTTAGCATGGACTTAACACAAATATACGAaacgacacaacacaacacaaacaacacaacatgctcgacacgacacgacacgacacaacacgacacaacacaacacggCACAATACGACGCTGCACAAAACGACATggcacgatacgatacaattccAGGGTTGTCCTCTTATGGAAATCTGTCTTGGACTCAAGTGCTGCACAGAATGTTAACATTGTCttttttagcatgttagcattcaaGCATGTCTTATGCCAGCATTTAGCTCCATGCACTGCTGTGCCTCACAAAGCCTCTGCTGTGGAGTCctacttttgtttttaagcatttttgAACACTCTTTACAACAACAAGGTAATTCAGAGTAACTTTATGAATAGAAGTTAAGACAGCATGATGACTAGTCATGAAAAAGTAGTATTGTTATATATCACCTCTGAAcctactccctctctctctttaaaaggCTAACTCATTTTGATATCATTCAGCAGTGCAGAAACCAATGAATATTAACTCGCCTGTTTCTTCTACTTCTGCATATATTAAAGAAACACACTGTATATGCACCAGGCAGTCACTTATTCATTCTGAGACAGAACACACtgttctgttttgcattgtactttattcttttaaactCTGTCTTTTGTGACAGTCACATAAactgaaacaaaaagcagaCTAAATCGAGGAGACGTCAAGTGGATTTCTGCAAAAAAGACACAGGGGTTTAAGTTTCAGAAACTATGTGTAAACACAGTGATAGGCCTCTACTGAGACATTTACAAGACCTTCTGGATCCTCACCAGACTCTGATGTCAGCTCCTTTAAGGCTCTCTCTGGACACTTGGCTCTGCTGGGTAAACGGTCATTAATGATATACAGTGTGCAGACTTGGAGAGAGCTCTGGTTTGGATTAAGAGACATCACATATAAACAGATGCTGATGGAAACTTCGtttttttgtgacatttgtCCCGCATCTCTGTCACCAAGCTCTCCTCCAGCATGTCAGGATCCCATGAGGGACTTCGTGTTGGCCAACCAGCAATCCCCAAGTGGAAAATGTGAGCTCCCCGAAGGACCGAGAGAGATAAACATCCATAAATACTGCGTCTGAGTTCCCACAAGTCAGTAAGCACTctatccctccttccctctgtcATCCTGTCTTTCACcctttgctttctctctctctcttcatactctctcttcctgtgtggggctctctccctctctccatgtATATTTCCCTAGGGGATTCTTAGTTCACATAAACGGAAGAGATTAGCAGTTTATTACAATTTTGCCTTGGAACGTTTTCCAAGTTTGGTTCCTCCATGCTCATAAACATGCAAGTTCATCAGTGTACAAAGTTAGATATGGAGTTGTTGGGAGCCTTAAGAAGTATGGCAAAGTGTTAGGTATTGCTAGTTTTTATTATATCAACATTCAAAAGAGTCTCAAGTTGCCTCTCTCATTCTCCAAAGTTGCCTCCATTTGAAACACACGGCCACCATCCATTGTTATCTCAGACAATAAAGGTATTTTTATCACTTCTAACTCTTACAATAATTTTAATATAGTAGgcttaataaaaatgtatgtgcCAGAATAATAAACCCCATAATTCAGTTCAATATTTATTCTGTTGTTACCCTCCGTCAAATGTCACCTTCATGTGCATGTtagttctgtttttaaagtttgtgctaaCTTACTTTCAACACTGAATGACAGTTATTGTGACATTGATTTGTTCTTGAAATGTTACAAGAAAGCAGATGAAAATCAAAAGGAGGAAATTAAGACATGAACTGAACCTACAAAGTGCCATCAGTATTAATaagtaaatgtttaatgtttaagtCTCTTATGTGCTGGGATGATATTTTAAATAAGTTACATTGCAGACAAAAGTGTAAGAAGGACTAGGGATTAGATATGTGTCCTTTAATAGGACACCCCCTCAaagtaaaaagaataaaaacacaaactaaattcaagaatgtgttttaaaggaaccatgaggagtttttaacaggttttgaaatagtctcactcttaCACTGATGCATTTTATGACCTAATAAAATGAGATCATCTGGGACAAGATTTGTTATTTCTTCATATCGAATTCTAGTTTCTttgttcaggtttgattttccATGTAAAAAGCTGAGTCGATTTTCAACACTCTCTTCGAGATATCCATGCTTAgaactctgctggtaaagtttggcagtgagaagtaAGTTACAAGCAGGAAGAGTTTTGTCCACTTTAGATAGTTTCATTTATACATAATGTTTTGTCTTCACAGTTGATACTAGAGCCGGGTTAGCAAAAACACGTATGTTTGAGACAGGATTTGATGTTTGTGCTGGCCTGtgaatgttttaatgttctttGAGGAGAAATGAGTTAAGTGTGTGCATATTTACGTTATTCTGACATTTACTGGTACACTGGCACATCATGACACCGGGGCTGTGACGTTAAACCTACT
This window contains:
- the LOC117816022 gene encoding protein phosphatase 1 regulatory subunit 12B-like, which codes for MSSLLSQHKDQPRLRKSISSDSSPASSAATTKSLRHERLSRLNSAGSTDCSNNTSTNHAESYFKRRENRLSARKKAEEETANSDYKKMYEKALATNQRLKSRLETSKQELNVIQDQLQRAQRERPGDSSSNMLEAEKKESWSLKKRISDMEEQLKAKAELKMENQRLKDENGALIRVITKLSK